In Mytilus trossulus isolate FHL-02 chromosome 10, PNRI_Mtr1.1.1.hap1, whole genome shotgun sequence, the DNA window ACAATAACTCACATAAGCTCCCtttccattttataaatataaaaggtacTAGGTACTCAGAAAGTGATTTGTGAACAAGATAGATTGTATggatgaaaaattaagacaacGAACTTAGTTAAATTTGAGGTAGCCTTAATAGTGccatttttttgtgcatttttatttattagggggggggggtatttgacagggctcacactatttctagttgatcatataaattcattaaaagacaagttaaaagagcaacgggcgtatcatgcgctaaagcgccAGCCCTTTATTTATTGTGTGATTAAAAAATACGGTATAAATATTAGTAGATTTTTTTCCAGTTTAACATACAAGCATTTTGTTCCTGAACCAAGTCAGTCTACATGTATCTGTACtttgtgttatttgtttttgtttgtcttttatgcACGTTTAGTTTTTCAAAAGAGTCGGAATTGGTTGAAGGTGAAGTCTTTTGTACTGTccaatattattaattcgtgTTTTCCTTTTATTCACATCTTCTCTAGCCAATGGCTACGAGGAGGGGAGGGGATTGTAACCCTTGGGTAGAGTAGATGTTTATTCCTTATCAATTCTAATAATATGTCGCACTAAAGTAAACTTTGGATATTTTCTAATTACAGAGATCAGTACCGAGAGAAGAAAGCCAGAAAATATAAACCCAGTTCTAATGACCTTTTGAAAATCGAAATgacaaagttttgaaaaaagtcaaACTAATATAAGACGGAATACAATACTAGTACTTCCAACAATCTTTAAATGTGGTTTCGACAACTTTTAACATAATCGACATGGAATATAAATTTGAAgactatgtacatgtacagttaAATTCAAAGCGGATGGCGTGTTTCTTGTTGCTATATGTACAGGAAGGGATTGCAAAGAACAAGATTTGGATTTATCTTACTTTGAAGAACATGATTGTAATTGGAATTGTTCTTTGAACTGCCAAAATATGGAAATAGCAGTACATTCGctgggtttgttttttttctttttttaagtgACATTTGCAATACTGatgaaaattcaattttaagttttaagagATCTTGCGTACTAGTCTAAAGGTTACATATAAGGCTGATGACAATTGATATACTGTGAGGATTTTCAGCATGGAACTGTaacacttaaaatatatatcgaATATTTAGGCCAATCTATcgtaaaacacattttttattcagatgaAATAAACGATGTGTGCATTTTAacgtttatatttatatttaacaagagaataaaaatatattaaatatacaatatatttagttttgtttaatatgtaaCTCGTTTCCTTGCTCTTATTCTGTTATACTTATTGTTTCCAAAGTTACCGACTGTTATCATTGGTGGGGCAGGCAAGCCATTTTCTTTGCTATAAATAGCACATCTAAATAGATCACATGGAGACTCCCTCCATTCATAACGTAGACCTACAACGTGTTCGGTGTCAGCACATGCAGCATACCAAACTCTAACGGAGAATGCATCATACTCAACTATAGGTGCTGGCATCCACTGAGAAGAGTTATCGAACTTATTGCAGACGGATCTGTTGTTTGTTGAACAGCACACCTGCAAAACGTTTGCAAAAAGTGTAAGAAAAACTACAATGTTATAAGTCAGAGTAACTTCTGGTATCAGAAATGGTTTTATATTATGATCTTGATTCATGTTTAACCAACACATATTAAGTGCATGTGGCATGAGAAATTAAAGTCTTCAAAGTGGCATCGAAGGTATAACAATGATATAATTTAACCAATGCAGCAAAAATCTCTAAGATTTTTGATTTACTCATCTTGATGAATTTTAACCATAAGAAGAAATGCAATCCAGAAATTCTTTAAGGCACTTAATATCAAGAATACTTTTAACTGGATAAaagtgatataaatattttttctaaactaACAGTTAAGATGATATAATTGTTCTACCTCAAACCCTTCCATCGATCTTATATCCAAATGTGTACTTCTATTATCGTATCCAATGCGTATAGTTTTATCTCCTTCGTGAAGTGAATATCCATCTGGCTGTGGTCCTTGATATCTTATGTTGGTATGCTTATTGTACGCAACAGCTAAAGCTGAAGTCAGCAGACGACTTGCAACGTCCTGTTTATATCGTGGATGTatactgaaaatttcaaaacgggatgaaaaacaaactttataCAATCTATTCAATCATTTTGATAACAGCGTAGACAAGACCATTCTTGACTCGCTCGGGTTATCAATTGACTAGGTTAAATTAAGTTTAAGTGAAAGTTCGTCTGAATGCTCCATTTGTCATATCGtacgtgtaaaacaaaaaatccagTTTGAATGTATATAACAGTGTTAATATATACATTCAAACtggattttttgtttgtttgccaAAGATTACAAACGCTAAAATCAAATAATACGAATAACTAGCAGAGGACTAATCCTTGTGTGTcgatttaaatgttaaatgctttaattttttttcttctcgtGCCCCTGCATGCACTTTACtcttttattatgtttaaataCCCATTGTAAGGCCTCTGACTGATATCCGATGACAAACCagttaaatagaaataattcagtatttttataaCACAAGTACTGCGGTTGTCTACGCTGTTATGAACATGATTCTATTTAATTAATGTACGATGGTGATCGTTTAATACACCCCTTCAAACAATAAGGCCCTGAATAAAAGGCGTTAgatatgtatatcttttatagttCCTGTTCCTAAGAGATACTTTTATATGTATTGAAATTTCCTGGAGTTTTAGTTGTCGAGTATAACATActtaaagaataaagaataattatatacaaatgGTCAGATTACGCTTTAAACGAATAATGAAGATTAAAAAAGAAAGTCGCCaagttatttcttaattttattaccTTCCATACGGGGATGAAAAATCTGGTAGATCCATAGCAACAGCCATAAAAACATTACTCATATAATAGTTCGGGACATATCCCATGTCTGCTGTTTGGTGCCATCTTATATCAGGGAATCCAGTTGAAATGTCGTATTTTGATCGATCTCTGTTTGGTGCGAGCTTAAAAGTCATTataagtttataaaattaatgcGATTATTGCGAATgcaaataacaaattataagaACTGCAAACATTTGATAAGCTATTAATGACATGTTATGTTGGTAAAACTGCAGACATTTGTTAAGCTATGAAGGACGTATGTTCGTCAAACAGCAGACAGTTGTTAAGCTACATGTATGAATAACATATGTTCTTAAAACAGCAGACATTTGTTAAGCGATGAATAACGTATATTCGTCAAACAGCAGACATTTGTTAAGCTATGAATAACGTATGTTCTTAAATCAGCAGACATCTGTTAAGCTATGATTAACATATGTTCGTAAAACAGCAGACATTTGTTAAGCTATGAATAACGTATTACAtattaaataaggccgttagtttttctcgtttgaattgttttacattgtcttatcggggccttttatagctgactatgcggtatgggctttgctcattgttgaaggccgttcggtgacctatagttgttaatgtctgtgtaattttggtcttttgtggatagttgtctcattggcaatcataccatatcttctttcttatatgttCTTAAAACAGCAGACATTTGTTAAGCTATGAATAGCATATGTTCGTAAAACAGCATACATTTGTTAAGCTATGAATGACGTATGTTCGTAAACAGCAGACATTTTTTTAAGCTATGAATAACGTATGTTCGTAAATAGCAGACATTTGTAAAGCTAGCTATGAATGACGTATGTTTGTCAAACAGCAGACATTTGATAAGCTATAATTACGTATATTCGTAAAACAGCAGACATTTGAATTTGCTATAAATGACGTATGTTTGTCAAACAGCAGACATTTGTTAAGCTATGAAAAACGTGTGTTCGTAAAACAGCAGACATTTGTTTAGCTATGAAGATGTATGTTCGTAAAACAGCAGACAGTTGTTAAGCTATCATGATTAACGTTcgtaaaactgtattttttatatagctATGTGTACAACTAActattttaaactataaaaagagATACTTTTCATAGTGGTATTAACTAGCTTCATGGAATTATCAGCTATTTGTTTACAGAATAAAAAGAATTAGGTAATAAACCTATATGTACTTTAATTTCATACCTGAACAAATCCGAAAGGGAATAGGCTATTTGTTTGACCATCAGAATTCGTGGTAAATTGTTTCCTCCAATCTGCAATCATTTCAGGAAAAGTACAGTTATATGTATCTGGACTGCCAGCGTTAGCCTCTCCtgtaaaaaaagattgaaaataatagTTTAACCTATTTTAAACAAACGTATGAAaggtgttttgtttaaatactacagaaaacaaaattgatacggggaatgtgtgaaagagacaacGACCACTCTAAAGAgatgatattgaaaatattttgggaCAAAATGACTGTATGTCTTTAACtccaattaattttattatttgtctgaAATTATAGACACAAAATTTCAGGACTCGTTTTTTAATAAACGTTTGCTaactttataattttcatttgctTTCAAAAGGCTTTCGAACCATGGTGACCTTCAATTAACATATActatataaatggaaaaaaaaaattggtgtgTATCATATTTatgataacaataaaaaaagaccCATTATAAATCAAAGCTTTAAAATGtgactttttttattgcattacGTACATTTACTTTGAAGTACAGTTTTCGAAAATATAACATAGTACGGTTTAACGGTGATTTTCCAGATTCTCTTTTTATTAGTACATGTAAATGCAGAAAATCGTGCAATTTACAGCCGATTTCACAGAGTGTGTAtctaaaggtaatatctttggttagcttgcttgctaacTGAACCGTGAAATCATTATTAGGTCAGGTAAACTACCCTTCATTAAGAGTAGTGAAGTCCGACAGATAACCAGTCTATCTGTCTGTAGAACTAAGCTGCTTCGAAATGAGGGTAGTATACCTAAGCACCTAATAATGATTacacggttcagctagcaagcaagctaactcAATATATTACCTTTCAAATTAGATAAACACGCTATGAAATCGGCTGTAAGACTACGAGGAAGTTAGAATGTAAAATCTAAGATTTACTTTACCTTGATACCAAACAACACCATATATGGTCAATCTTGTAAAAGGCGCCATCATTGCATTCCAAAGAGATGAATGTGTTAGAGTAAGGCTACAATTATTAAGTTAAACgtattataatacatgtaatcgTAGCTATTTTAAAACAGTTCAAATCCTCCCAagcaaatattaaatttatctaTAATGACCATATGATATTTTATCAGCCACTATGTAAAAATCAGATAAGCACATGGAGCATATAATTGAAAGTCAAGAGAAACAAGTTATTTTGTACGTTCATAATttataacaagaggctgtcacaacgacagcaaaccggatttattaatatttatttgtgtcacaatatcacaagaacaattactgatgaatggtgaaagtgaaaatcgtcattatcaaatttgacctccattttgtcatcagtatcaacatattaaaatttgaaaagcttagattgaatggttcatgagaaatgcacggacacgactggaaacaccattttttaatatttcaagcACTATCAtctcctgaacagtaaaagtcaaaatggtcattattgaacttgacctccattttgttatcagtaacaacatattaaaatttgggaacctttggtagaacagttcatgcgtaaatgcacggacacaactggaaactccatttttcaatctttcaagaaccataactcctgaacggtaaaggtcaaaatcgtcattattgaacttgacctccattttgtcatcagtagcaacatattaaaatttggcaagctttggtagaacagttcatgcgtaaatgcacggacacgactggaaactccattttttaaactttcaagaaccataactgctgaacggtaaaagtcaaaatcgtcattattgaacttgaccttcatttagttgtcagtaacaacatattaaaatttcaaaagctttggttgagcagttcatgagttaatgcacggacaacatttgattgccgcccgccagGCCGCCCGCCAGAccgcccgccgtacatccccaaaacaattttgtcacaaaaatccggttaaaaataatattccatTCAAAGAGTCCCATCTTCTAAGCCTTTGTATGTACTTGTACTATTAGCTccagtattattttttaatattttgaagtttGAGGACGTCTTCATTTCATTTTACAGAAGGAGCAGTAAataggtataggaagatgtggtatgagtgccaatgagacaactctccatccaaataacaatttataaaagaaaaccattataggtcaaggtacgcaTATTTCAAGTTTTAAGAATCTCACACTATAACACAAACGGTAGAACaatttaatgattttgtttttctttgacgGTAGATGTATTGATATACTTCTTACTTGTCTGGTTTTCCTTCCTTTATACCGCACTTAGCTAAGGCATTAGCCGATGACCACGATTCAATAGCTGTACCACCCCATGCTGACGTAATAAGACCAATAGGATATCCCCTGTTCTGGTAAAGAAGCTTGCCATACAACCAACAAACGGCAGAGAAATACGTCCATGGTTTATGTCCTACTGTATCTGAAGTATTGTATTTAAATCTTTAAGACTTTTGATGGAAATTTGTtgaatgtttattattattgaattagAAGTGTAATTCGTCAAATGTATTACAGGAATACATTTATgtgttaacaaaaaaatctatctCATTagtcttatataatatatgatgtttcattGGTGATGTGAAATCAGTGTTACATGGGTTAGTGCtaaaaaatccaatttaaaGCAAGCAATGTAAACATGCAATTAGATTTTTATAGGtctattaaattttgttttataaattatagatTTATGTTTATCGTTGCTTTTACCTCTTTAAGAAAGAATTTTGGGGGATCGAATTAGTCAATCAAATtctttacctttgtttcactttctatgttgacattcttttcctttaaataaccaTATACACGTGCAATGCATTCGTATACTATCTCTTTCTACgaggttaaattgaagttcacatgaatacgaaTTTAATGAGGTTGagtttttcacttgcaagtgaataattcgttACAAATGTTTattagtggtttttttttacaaaattgaacccTTTTAGCtgataaaagcaaattattatttcactattccactctcattatatttttaatgattgaacaaaaaaaaatatattttagattttatatatatcttgtagctagtgcccctttaagcaCTACATTTAGGCTTTttcgtggcggccagttttaattggtggaggaagccggagtgtCCGGAGAAAATcaccgaccttcgataggaaaactgacaatcctagtcattTAGGCatcaaccatttgattttcggggggggggctatggattttttttctgaacaattttttttggcaaaaaacaatctattttttttccaacaagtcgaaaacaatttttctttttcaattttagcattacatatagtggcagctgagggtcaaacaaacaattttttttctcagggtcaaaaacaaattatttttttctccaaagaCTGGAAacaaacatggattttttttccaaaaaaatccatagccccccccccccccccagaaaatcaaatggttgctgccttaagattggagtcgactACACCACACGAGCGGGGTTCGAActtacaacctcagtgttgactggctagtgattacaatAGTAACTaattagaccactcggccaccgagGCACCAAAAAAGCGTTTTTACTTTATTAGCAttgacactttttaaaaattgaactGATCATAGACTTGTgtttattgtatacattttcaaaaaaacaccGAACATACCTTGGCTCGGAATTGACCATGGCTCTGCAACTCCTTTCAGATCTGTGAGTGGTGTATCAGATGTTTCTTGAGAGGCTGTAAAAACCCTGATATGCGAGTAGTTTTTTGCTTCCTGCATTTCAGCTTGTGCATCATTGGCCTGAATgttttaaacacattttgtacatgctattatatttattaatctCTATCTAAAATTTTGTTCTAAAAGAATAACTTGATGAGAGAAGTAGCAACCAAACagcaaaacaaaagaaaaacaattccATTAATACATAATCTTCAATAATTACAGTACAAATGTATAGACAAGTGTCTATATGTATgattgtaaaaaagaaaaacaagaccAGTAATTCTGATCGATGTACAAATAAACGCAAGTTAAGCACTAGAGTAGTACGTACCATGTCAAGTGTGAAGACCATATTGCTTTGACCGGAACATATCCAGATGTCACCGAACaagacattttttaacataatgcTTTTGTTTTGTGACTTCGCCGTAATGTTGTAAGTAGAGTTAGTGTCCTTTATAGGTGGTAACTTTACACTCCACGTATTTTGTTCTGTGACAGTAGTGGTGACG includes these proteins:
- the LOC134687500 gene encoding sialate O-acetylesterase-like, giving the protein MRILLIISLIIFFCVTVSSCMRSTRRKDVGNFTFSFAAYYGDNMVLQKAPQAATVWGYGEHVGSDVVVTGFDHEAVTTTVTEQNTWSVKLPPIKDTNSTYNITAKSQNKSIMLKNVLFGDIWICSGQSNMVFTLDMANDAQAEMQEAKNYSHIRVFTASQETSDTPLTDLKGVAEPWSIPSQDTVGHKPWTYFSAVCWLYGKLLYQNRGYPIGLITSAWGGTAIESWSSANALAKCGIKEGKPDNLTLTHSSLWNAMMAPFTRLTIYGVVWYQGEANAGSPDTYNCTFPEMIADWRKQFTTNSDGQTNSLFPFGFVQLAPNRDRSKYDISTGFPDIRWHQTADMGYVPNYYMSNVFMAVAMDLPDFSSPYGSIHPRYKQDVASRLLTSALAVAYNKHTNIRYQGPQPDGYSLHEGDKTIRIGYDNRSTHLDIRSMEGFEVCCSTNNRSVCNKFDNSSQWMPAPIVEYDAFSVRVWYAACADTEHVVGLRYEWRESPCDLFRCAIYSKENGLPAPPMITVGNFGNNKYNRIRARKRVTY